The genomic DNA GGGCCAAGTCTGCGTCGAGCCACGCCGCCGGCGCAACGGCCCGCCGCGCCGGCTTCCGCCCAGCGGGAGTCCCTTCCGCGACCGTCGATGCCGCGCCGGCGTGCGAGCGCCGCAATTTTGAGCATCGCCGCCGCCATCCGCAACGCGGAAGCCCATGGCGGCGCGCGATGCTTGCGATTTCCTGACAATCGCGCGGAGACGCGCGGGCCTCTCGCGGCACCGCGCAATTTGCTTGGGAGGCCCGGCGAATTGTGCAAAGAGTCGCGCCCACGAAAAAGCCGTAGGCGGGCGCACGCGGCCACGCGCCCGACCAGCCCGAGCGGCGCAAGGCGGCTATCGGGAGGAAAGTTCGTGGATCGCCTGTTCAGCAAGGACCTCTGGGCCGGGCTGATGTTCGCCGGCTTCGGCGTGCTCGCCCTCTTCATGGGAAGCAGTCTCGCCGTCGGCACGCCGATCCGCATGGGGCCGGGCTACGTGCCGCGCATGCTGAGCTACATCCTGATCGGCCTGGGCATCGTCATCGCCGTGCGCGCGATACTCTCGCCCGGCGAGACGGTCGAGCGGCTGCGCTGGAAGCCGACGACGATGATCACCATCGGCGTGATCGTCTTCGCCCTGCTGTTCGAGCGCGCCGGCCTCGCGCCGGCGGTGGTGGCGCTGATCTTCCTCGCCGCGCTGGGCGGCCAGGAGTTCAAGCTGGTCGAGACCGTCCTCGCCAGCATCACGCTGATCATCCTGTGCATCGGCATCTTCAAGCTCGGGCTGGACATGAACATCAGCATCATCCGTGGGGTCTGGTGACATGGAGATTCTGAACCATGTCATCCTGGGCTTCGGCGTCGCGCTCACCTTCGAAAATCTGCTGTACTGCCTGATCGGCTGCATGGTCGGCACGCTGATCGGCGTGCTGCCCGGCATCGGCCCGGTGGCGACCATCGCCATGCTGCTGCCGCTGACCTTCAAGCTGCCGCCGACCTCCGCCCTGATCATGCTCGCCGGCATCTACTACGGCGCGCAGTACGGCGGCTCGACCACGGCCATCCTGGTCAACCTGCCGGGCGAGGCCTCCTCGGTGGTCACCGCGCTCGACGGCTACAAGATGGCGCAGAAAGGCAGGGCCGGCGCGGCGCTGTCGATCTCGGCGGTGGGCTCGTTCTTCGCCGGCACCGTGGGCACGATCCTGATCGTGATGTTCGCGCCGGCGCTCACCGAGATGGCCCAGAAGTTCGGGCCGGCGGAGTACTGCTCGCTGATGGCGCTGGGCCTGGTCGCCGCCGTCGTGCTGGCCAGCGGCTCGGTGGTCAAGGCGATCGCCATGGTCTTCCTCGGCCTGCTGTTCGGCCTGGTCGGCACCGACGTCAACACCGGCGCGCAGCGCTACACCTTCAACGTGCCGGAGCTTTCCGACGGCATCGACTTCGCGCCGATCGCCATGGGCCTGTTCGGCATCGCCGAGATCATCGCCAACCTCGAGAAGCGCATGAGCGGGCGCGACCTGGTGGCCGCCAAGATCTCGAGCCTGTGGCCGACGCGCGAGGAGGTGCGCCAGGCGATCCCGGCGGTGGTCCGCGGCACCGCCCTGGGCTCGCTGCTCGGCGTGCTGCCGGGCGGCGGCCCGACGCTGGGCGCCTTCTCGTCCTACACGCTGGAGAAGCGGCTGTCGAAGACGCCGCAGGAATTCGGCAAGGGCGCGGTGGCCGGCGTGGCGGCGCCGGAATCGGCCAACAACGCCGCGGCGCAGACCTCGTTCATCCCGATGCTGACGCTCGGCATCCCGTCGAACGCCGTCATGGCGCTGATGGTCGGCGCGATGATCATCCAGGGCATCCAGCCGGGCCCCGAGGTGATGACCAAGAAGCCCGATCTCTTCTGGGGCATGATCGCCTCGATGTGGATCGGCAACACCATGCTGGTGATCATCAACCTGCCGATGATCGGCATGTGGGTGCGCCTGCTGACGGTGCCCTACCGCTTCCTCTACCCGGCGATCCTGCTGTTCTGCTGCATCGGCGCCTACTCGCTGGCCAACAGCACGTTCCATGTCTTCATGGTCGCCGCCTTCGGCGTGGTCGGCTACCTCTTCCTCAAGCTCGGCTGCGAGGGCGCGCCGTTCCTGCTCGGCCTCGTGCTCGGCCCGCAGATGGAGGAGTATTTCCGCCGCGCCATGCTGCTCTCGCGCGGCGATCCCAGCGTGTTCGTGACGCGGCCGATCAGCGCCGGCCTGCTGACGGTCACCGCCATCCTGCTGCTGCTGATGGTGCTGCCCAATTTCCGCAAGAAGCGCCAGGAGGCGTTCCAGGAAGAGGGCGACTGATCGAAGCGGCCTGAACGACGGCCGGAGCGCGCACCACTGTCATCCCCAGCGCAGCGAGGGATGACAGAGGCGCGCTGCCCGGGACAGCATCACGGCCGCTCGTCCGCCTGATTGCCTTTGGCGACGTGCAGCAGCAGCAGCGGTGCGCTCGCCGCCCAGGCCTGCGGGCTGCAGGCGCCGGGATAGGGCGTCGGCCCCTGCCCGTCGCGGCGCGCATCGCCGCCGAAGAGCTCGGGCAGACGCAGGCGCTTGAAATGCGCGGCGGCGGCGAACACCGCCTCGGACACAAGCGCCGCCTCGCGCCGGAAGCCGTAGCGCGCGAAGCCTGCCGCGATCAGCGCGTTGTCGTGCGGCCACACCGAGCCGTTGTGGTAGCTGCCCGGATCGTAGCGCGCCTCGCCTGCGGCCACGGTGCGGATGCCCCAGCCGCTGAAGCTGCGCTGTTCCATCAAGCCGCGCACGACCGCGGCGGCGCGTTCGGGCCAGGCGATGCCGGTGAAGAGCGCGTGGCCGGCGTTCGAGGCGCGCACGCGGCAGGGCCGCCGCTCACCGTCGAGCGCCGGCACGTAGGTGCCGAGCCGCTCGTCGAAGAAATGCGTGTCGAAGGCGCGGCGCAGGCTCTCGGCGCGAGCCTCGTACCGGTCCGCATCCGGCTCGCCCAGCCGGCGCGCGATGGCGGCGGCCGCGCGCCAGGCGGCGTAGACATAGGCCTGCACCTCGCAGAGTGCGATCGCGCCCTCGGCCAATGTGCCGTCGGCGTGGAAGACCGAGTCGGGGCTGTCCTTCCAGCCCTGGTTCCGCAGGCCGCGTTCGCTCTGCCGCTCATAGGTCACGAAGCCGTCGCCGCGGCTCTCGATCCACGCCAGCGCCCGCTGCACGTTGGGCCACAGGCGGCGCAGCGTGTCGATGTCGCCCGTGCGCCGCAGGTAGGCGCCGGCGAGCATGACGAAGAGCGGCGTGGCGTCGACGCTGCCGTAGTAGCGGGCGAACGGCACCTCGCCCAGCGCCGCCATCTCGCACTGGCGCGCCTCGTGCAGGATCTTGCCCGGCTCGGCGTCGGCGGCGGGATCGCTGGTCGCCGCCTGCGTCGCCGCGAGGTGGCCGAGCACGCCGCGCGCGATCCCGGGATCGAGCCACAGCGTCTGCAGGGCCGCGATCAGCCCGTCGCGGCCGAACACCGTGTTGAACCAGGGGATGCCGGCATGGGGATAGGGACCCTCGGGCAGCTCGCTCACCAGCGTGTAGAGGTCGATGATGCCGCGCTGGACGACGGCGTCGATCGCGGGATCGGCGCACGACACCGCCGTCGCACGCGCCAGCGCATCGCGCAGCCGGCGGCGCGCCGCGCGGCGGGCATCGAAGAACTCCTCCTTCCCCCGGAGGGGGAAGGTGCCCGAAGGGCGGAAGGGGGATGTCGAAGACGAACGCAAGAGTCCGTCTTCGACATCCCCCTTCCGTCGCGCTGTCGCGCGCCACCTTCCCCCTCCGGGGGAAGGCGCGCACTCGCAGGCGATACGGACGAAGAGCGAGCGATGGGTGTGCGGCGCGAGGTCGAGCTCGAAGCGCGCGCCGCTTTCGACCAGGCGCAGCGGCGGCGGGTCGAAGGCAAGACGCGTCGTGCGCATGCGCCCGTCGAGGCCGCGATAGGCGAGCACCACGTGGTCGGCGGCGATGCTGGCGGGCAGCGTCTCGCCGCGCCGCGCACGATCATGGCCGCGCACCTCGAAGAGGTCGGCGAAGTCGGCGGCGAAGGCGAGATCGAGCGTGACACGATGCGCCGCCGCGCCGGCGTTGCGCAGACGCAGCCGCTCGTGCAGGCAGTCCTGCCACACGAAGCGGATGCGGCTGAGCGCGATCTGCCGATGCCGCAGCGCCGTCAGCAGCAGCGTGTTGTCCTCGCTCGGCCGCGTGCGGGTCGTCCCGGGCGGCTCGCCGTCGATCGTCAGGTCGAGCCGCGCGAGATGGCGCGTGTCGTGGTGGAACAGGCCCTGCAGCGCGCCGGCCTCGTCGAAGACGGCGAAGCAGTCGTTGTGCTTGAGCGCGTGCGGGCTCTTTGCCATGCCGTGTCGCTCTCCCTCGGCCGTCCGGCCGACGCTATACTGGGTCGGCCCCGATCAGAAGCCGGACGGAGGACGCGACATGGCGCAGTTCGATGCCGATACGCTGAACACCGTCGCCACCGTCAGGGAGCTGGCGATCCGCACCGCGCGCCATCCCGGGACATCGGTGGTGATATGGGCGGTCGTCAGCGACGGCACCATCTTCGTGCGCTCCTTTCGCGGCGGCGCCGGCCGATGGTACCGCGATCTCGCCGAAGGCGGCCGTGCGGCGCTGGAGGCCGGCGGGCGGACGCTCGAGGTCGAGGCGGTCCCGGTGCGCGACGAGGGCGCCATCGCGCGCGTCAGCGAGGCCTTCCTGCGCAAGTACCGGCCCAGCCCCTATGCCGAGGCGATGGTGAAGCCCGACATCCTGTCGACCACGCTGCGGCTCGATCCGGCGGGCGGCTGACGCCGATGCGATCATGCACCCGATGTGATATGTTTGCTGCAAAAGCAAGAGCACGGGGAGCGGTTGGGGGATGGCTCGTCTCATTGTCGTGCTGACCGCGCTGATCGGGATCTGCGCGCAAGCGGCCTGGGCACAGAAGGAATCGCGCGTCGCGCTGGTGATCGGCAACGGCGCCTACCAGAACGCCGAGCCGCTGCGCAATCCGGTCAACGATGCCCGCGCCATGGCCAGGGTGCTGCGGGATGCCGGCTTCGAGGTCATCCTGCGCGAGAACGCCACGCGGCGCAGCTTCGTCGAGGCGCTGCACGAGTTCGCCGGCAAGGTCACGCCCGGCGGCGTCGGCCTGTTCTACTACGCCGGCCACGGCATGCAGGTGCGCGGGCTCAATCACCTGCTGCCGGTCGATGCCGTGCTCGCCACCGAGCGCGACGTCAAGTACGAGACGATCGACATCAACGATGTGCTGAGCGGCCTCGACGAGGCGCGCGCGCGGCTCTCGCTGGTGATCCTCGACGCCTGCCGCGACAATCCCTTCGCCCGCAGCTTCCGCTCGACCAGTCGCGGCCTGGCGCAGACCGACGCGCCGCGCGGCACGGTGATCGCCTATGCCACCGCGCCGGGCGACACGGCGGCCGACGGCGACGGCGAGAACGGCGTCTACACGGCCGAGCTCCTGAAGGCGATCGCCGAGCCCGGGCTGAAGCTCGAGGAGGTCTTCAAGCGCACGATCGACGGCGTGGCGCGCGCCACGGCCAACAAGCAGACGCCGTGGGTCAGCTCCTCGTTCCGCGGCGACTTCGTCTTCAATGCCGCCGCGGCCGCACCGCCGCCGTCACCACCGCTCCAGCCCTCACCGCCCGTCGCCGCCGCGCCGGCGCCGCCGGCGGCCGATGCGCAGACGGCGTGGACGACGATCGCGGCCAGCAACAACCCGGCGATGTTCGAGCTCTTCCTCAAGCGCTTCCCGACCGGCGTCTATGCCGATTTCGCGCGCGCCCGGCTCGAGGAGCTGAAGACGGCCGCCGCGTTGGAGGAGAGGCGCCGCTCTGCCGCCGGTGAGGCTCGCCGCAAGGCCGATGCCGACGCCGCGCGGCAGGCTGCCGAGCAGGAAGCCAGGCGGGTCGCGGCGGCCGAGGAAGCCCGGCGCACCGCCGCCGCCGACGAGGCGAAGAAATCGGTCGAAGCCGTCGAGGCGGCGCTGAGGCTGGCCGACATCGACCGCAAGCGCATCCAGGCGGCGCTCACCGCCCGGGGCTTCGACACGCTGGGCGCCGACGGCGCCTTCGGCCCGCGCACGCGGCAGATGATCACCAACTGGCAGCGCAGCCGGGGCGAGCCGCCGACCGGCTATCTCACCGCGACCCAGGCGGCGCTGCTGACGCAGGAAGGCCAGGGCGCGCTGGCGAAGATCGAGGACGAGCGCCGCAAGGCCGAGGCCGAGCGCGCCAGGGCGGCACCACCGGCCCCGGCACCCGCGCCCGCCCGGCCGCAGCAGGCCGCCGCCCCTGCCGCCATCGCGCCGGGCGCGCGCGACGGCAGCTGGCGAGTCTCATCGTCATGTGTGGAGGCGCACTTCGCGAGCTTCACGGTCAGCGGCAGTTCGGTGAGCGCCAACATCCGGCTGACGGTCATCGGGCGACTCACTGAATACAGCACCACTGCGATCAGTGGCGCGGTGCAGGCCAATGGCAGTTTCGCCATGAGCCACACCCATAATCGGGTGACCGTCACCGGCACGATCTCGGCTACCGCTATCCAGGCTACAGTCGTGTTGCCCGAGCACGGCACGCGTTGCTCGCTTGTCGGAAGCCGCTAGGGGCGTCTGTTCCTGCCGCCGACACCGCTGATGAACTACCGCTGTCATCCCGAGCGCAGCGAGGGATCCAGGCGCCTTCACTGGATCCCTCGCTGCGCTCGGGATGACAGGCAATCCGGACCGGCCCGCGCCCTGTGACCATGGGCCGGATGTGGTATTATTCGAGCGTTCACGGGGGAGCTTGGGGGATGGCTCGTCTCATCTTTGTGGTGGTCGCGTTGCTCGGGCTGTGCGCACAGGCGGCCTGGGCGAAGGAATCGCGGGTCGCGCTGGTGGTCGGCAACGGCGCCTACCAGAACGCCGAGCCGCTGCGCAATCCGGTCAACGACGCGCGCGCCATGGCCAGGGTGCTGCAGGAGGCCGGCTTCGAGGTGATCCTCAGGGAGAACGCCACGCGGCGCAGCTTCGTCGAGGCGCTGCACGAGTTCGCCGGCAAGGTCGCGCCCGGCGGCGTCGGTCTCTTCTACTACGCCGGTCACGGCATCCAGGTGCGCGGGCTCAACTATCTGCTGCCGATCGACGCGGCGCTGGCCAACGAATACGACGTCAAGTACGAGACCGTCGACATCAACGACGTGCTGGGCCGGCTCGACGAGGCGCGCGCGCGGCTCTCGCTGGTGATCCTCGACGCCTGCCGCGACAACCCCTTCGCGCGCCGCTTCCGGTCCACGAGCCGCGGCCTGGCGCAGACCGACGCGCCGCGCGGCACGGTGATCGCCTATGCCACCGCGCCCGGCGACACGGCGGCCGACGGCGACGGCGAGAACGGCGTCTACACGGCCGAGCTCCTGAAGGCGATCGCCGAGCCCGGGCTGAAGCTCGAGGAGGTCTTCAAGCGCACCATCGACGGCGTGGCGCGCGCCACGGCCAACAAGCAGACGCCGTGGGTGAGTTCCTCGTTCCGCGGCGACTTCGTCTTCAACGCCGCCGCGGCCGCACCGCCGCCGCCTCCACCGCCGCCTGTCGCCGCGCCCGCGCCCGTGCCGCAACCGCTGCCATCCACGACGCTCGAGCAGACGGCGTGGGCGAGCATCGCGGCCAGCAACAACCCGGCGATGTTCGAGCTCTTCCTCAAGCGCTTCCCCGACGGCGTCTATGCCGATTTCGCGCGCGCCCGGCTGGAGGAGCTGAAGACGGCCGCGGCCATGGAGGAACGGCGCCGCTCGACCGCCGCCAGCGAAGAAGCGCGCCGCAAGGCGGCCGCCGACGAAGCCCAGCGGGTCGCCGCCGCCGAGGAAGCACGGCGCAAGGCGGATGCCGATGCCAGGCGCGCCGCCGAGGAGGAAGCCCGGCGGGCCGCGGCGGCCGAGGAAGCCCGACGGCGCGCCGCGGCCGAGGAGGAGAAGAAATCGGTCGAGAGCGTCGAGGCGGCGCTGAAGCTCAACGACATCGACCGCAAGCGCATCCAGGCGGCGCTCACGGCGCGCGGCTTCGACACCATGGGTGCGGACGGCGCCTTCGGCCCGCGCACGCGCCAGATGATCACCAACTGGCAGCGCGCGCGCAGCGAGCCGCCGACCGGCTATCTCACCGCGACGCAGGCGGCGCTGCTGACGCAGGAAGGCCAGAGCGCGCTGGCGAAGATCGAGGACGAGCGCCGCAAGGCCGAGGCCGAGCGCGCCAAGGCGGCGCCACCGCCGCCGCCGGCCGCCGCGCCCACGCCGGCGCCGGCGGCCGCGCCGCAGGTGGCGACGATCGCCCCCGGCGGCGCCTCGTTCGACGGCACCTGGCTCGGCCAGATGTGCCGCGCCGGAGGCAATTGCGGTCCGGCCCGCGTGCAGATCTCGCAGACCCGCCTGAGCGGCACCGCCTCGGCGCGCGGCGTGACGCACAATTTCGAGGGCACGGTGCAGCCCGACGGCCAGGTGCGCGTGCGCTACACCGGCGTCGCCCCGCCGGGCAGCCCGATCGCCGGCCAGCCCTTCGACATGATCCTCAGCGGCACCGCCAGCGGCAATTCGCTGACGGCGCAGGCCACCAATGCGAGCGGCATGTCGTTCCGCCTGTCCATCCAGCGCGCGCAGTGAAGGCGATCGCATGCTGAGCGGCGGCGTGCTCCGGGTCGCATCGTTCGCGCTGTCGATCCTGCTCGCCGCGGGCGTCGCGCGCGCGCAGGCGCAGACGCCGGTGGCGCTGGTCGAGGATGTCGTCGGCAAGCCTGAGGGCGTCGCGTTCATGGACTACGTCGCGCCCGGCCAGGTCATCGCGCTGGGGCCGCGCGACGGCATCGTGCTGGGCTACATCCGCTCGTGCTGGCGCGAGCGCATCCGCGGCGGCACCGTGCGCATCGGCCAGGAGCAGAGCGAGGTCACCGGCGGCGCCGTCGAGCGGGTGAGGATCGCCTGCGACGGCGGCCGCATGGAGCTCGCCGCGGAGCAGACCCGGCAGAGCACGGCCTCGGTGTTCCGCGATCCCGGCCGCCAGAAGCGCGCCGCGCTGCCCAGGCCGCAATTCGTCCTGCACGGCCGTTCGCCGCTGATCGAGCTCGAGGGCGGCGGCGCGCTCAGCCTCGAGCGGCTCGACGCGTCGGGCGAGACGCTGATGATCGAGCTGCCGGCCGCGAAGCTGCTGCGCGGCGCCTTCGCCGATCTCGCCGATGCCGGCGTCGCGCTGACGCCCGGCGGCCTCTATCTCGCGCGCGCCGGCGAGCGGCAGCTGGTCTTCCAGGTCTCGGCCGACGCCGCGCCGGGCAAGAGCCCGATCGCCGGCCGCCTCGTGCGCCTGCGGTGATCGATTTCCCTTCCCCCGGAGGGGGAAGGTGGCGCGCAGCGACGGAAGGGGGATGTCTCAACAACTCAGGTGTTCGTCTTCGACATCCCCCTTCCGCCCTTCGGGCACCTTCCCCCTCCGGGGAAGGGATTCAGCGCGCGTTGGTCAGCTCATAGCGCAGCCACACCGCGCCGCCGTCGAGCACCTCGCAGCTCTTGAGCGTCATCGCGGTCAGCGGCGCGGGCGTGAACGGCGCGTCGGCAAGCGCGTCGAAGCTCGCCGAGACGCCCTTGCCGCCGTCGACCACCGGCTGGATGGCGATGCTGATCTCGTCGATCAGGCCGGCGCGCAGGAAGGCGCCGTTGGCGGTGCCGCCGCCTTCGACCAGCAGGCGCCGGATGCCGAGCTCGCGATTGAGGATCTCCAGCGCCAGGGCGAGGTCGAGCGTCTGCCTGCCGGCGAAGATGTAGGAGTGGCCCTCGGCGCGCAGGCCGGCGAGATGCGCGTCGCCCACCTGCTCGCCCAGCACCACGACGATCGGATCGCCGCCGATGTCGGGCCGGCCCCAGCACAGCTTGCCATGCGCGTCGAGCACCACGCCGTAAGCCGCGGCGCCGCGCCGGGCGATGAAAGGCTCGCGCGGAATCGGCGGGCCGTCATGGGCGGGATAGGCCTCGCCCTTGCGCCGCGAGAACTCGTGGCCGGTGACGCGGCCGACCAGCCAGGCGTCGCAGCCGATGCGATCGTGCAGCCTTTCGAACAACTCGCCATCGCTGCCCTCCGGCCGCCAGCGGCTGCGCCGCGTGCGCCCGTCGATGCTGCTCACCATGTGGCAGATGACGTGGGGTTTCATGCGGGCCTCCTCTGCGCCTTCCCTTCTCCCCGCGAAGGCGGGGAGAAGGTGCCGAGCGCCAGCGAGGCGGATGAGGGGCTTCCTCGCGCAACGACAAACAGCGTTGTTGTCGAGACACCGCGAAGCCCCTCATCCGCCCTTCGGGCACCTTCTCCCCGCCTTCGCGGGGAGAAGGGAAGGCTACCCCAGCTTGATCACTTCAGCGCGGGCAGTCCGTTCAGCAGCGTTGCGGCGGCGGCTGGTGGCCGGCGGGTCGGTCGGGGTACCAGACGCGGCATTCGCCCGGTGGCGGCAGGTGGCCGGGCGGGATCGGCGTCGGCGCCGCGTAGTGCGGCTGCGGCACCGCCACGTAGGGGGCGGGGACGACGATGGTGGGCGCCGGCACGACGATGACGGGCGCCGGCGCGCGGTGGCGGCGGCCCTGTCCGCTCTCGTCCTTCCACGGGTCGGCGGCGGCGAGCGTCGGCACGGCAAACGCAGCGACGGCGAGGATGGAGAAGATGCTGCGCATGGAGACCTCCCGGCAGCGCGATTGATAGGCACCGTTCGTGGCGCCATTCGGGCAGCGCCAGCGCCAACGGCCGCCGGGATCAGGCGTTGCGGGCACGCTCGACCGCGGCGTCCGCGCCGGCGCCGGCGGCGATGTCGTCGAGGTCGAGATGCAGGCGGTAGGTGAAGCCGTCGGACTCGTACCTCATGTCGACCCGCTCGGCGAAGCCCTCGGCCATCCGGCGCAGGATGACGCTGCCGAATCCGCTGCGCTGCGGCGGGGCGACGGGCGGGCCGCCGCTTTCGAGCCAGGCGAACACGAAGGTCGGACCAGCCGTCGTCTCCTCAAGATCGCCGGTAATCGCCACGCGGCCCGTGTGCGTCGACAGCGCGCCGTACTTCACCGCGTTGGTGGCAAGCTCGTGCACGATCAGCGCGAACTGCTCGGCCGCGCGCGGCTTCAGGGTGACGTCGCAGCCCTCGATCGTGTGCTGCCGGCTGTACGGTGCGAGCTGGCGCTCGAGCAGGCGGGGCAACGGCACGCCCTCCGACGAGGTCGGCGCCAGCAGGTAGGCATGCGACAGCGCCTGCACGCGAGCCTGCAGCGCGGCGACGCTGGCCGGGATGTCGGTGACGCCCTTCAGGCTGCTGGCGATGATGCTCTGGATCACCCCGAAGATGTTCTGCGTTCGATGCTGCAGCTCCTCCATCAGCACGCGCTGGCCCTCCTCGGCGCGCTTGCGGGCGGTGATGTCGATCACCGTCGCCAGCACCGCCGGCCGCTCCTCGTCACCCACCGGGTTGAGACCGATCTCGACCGCGAACTCGCTGCCGTCCTTGCGCCGTCCCGCGAGGTCGCGACCCACGCCCATCAGCCGCGCTTCGGGCTTGCGCTGGTATTCGCTGCGCAGCGCGCGATGCGCCTCGACCCGGTCCTGCGGGACGAGGGTATCGACCGGCCTGCCCGCGAGCTCGGCCGGCTTGTAGCCGAACAGCTGGCCCATCGACGCGTTGGCCAGCCGGATCCTGCCGGCGCCGTCCACCAGCATGATGCCGTTGGGCGCCGAGTCGAGCAGCAGGCGGATGTTGCGCTGCTGCGCCACGAGCCGATCGACCAGCCAGTTGAGCAGCGCCGCGACGGCGACATTCAGCGCGCTGACGCCGAGGAACAGCGCCAGGTGGACGAAACCCGGCTCCTTCACCTCGAGGCTCCCGAACGGCGGCACGAAGAAGTACCAGGCGGCCACCGTTGACAAGACCGCCGCGAGCACACCGGGCCACAGCCCGCAGACCAGGGTGGCGAGGACGATGGCCGGGAAGAAGGTGATGAACGGCGTGGTGTCGCCGACGTAGTCGTGCACCAGCCAGCGCGCGAGCACGGCGAGCGCGACCAGCAGCAGCGCGATGCCGTACGCCTGTGCGTGCCGGTTCCTGATCCTGAGCAGCTTGTCGAGCCAGGGATAGACCTGGAACCCGAAGGAGAACTGCATTCTCGATACTCCCCCCGGGCATGATGATGGAGGGCTCCACAGGACACCAGCAGCGAGTCGGCGCCATCGCTGCCTTATTTCACTTTCTCCCCGCGTGCGGGCAGGAGCCGGGGCGGCCGGCATCCGGATCGCGTTGGCAAGCGGGTGGCCCGGAGGTAGCCTGTGGACATCACCGGAGGAATCCCCATGTCCGATCTGCCCAAGCGTGTCTGCATCGACGAAGAGGGCCCGCGCGAGGGCTTCCAGTCCGAGCCGGCGGGCATCACGGTCGCCAACAAGGTGCGCATGATCGAGGCGCTGGCCGAGACCGGGCTCAAGCGCATCGCCTGCGTGTCCTACGTGAATCCCAAGCGCGTGCCGCAGATGGCCGACGCCGAGCAGGTCGCCGCCGCCATCAGGCGCAAGCCGGGCGTCGGCTACAGCGCGCTCTTTCTCAACCAGCAGGGCCTCGAACGCGCGCTCAGCGGCCCGCTCGACGTGCACGGCTCGCTGCGCACCACGGCGACCGAGACCTTCTCGCGCAAGAACATCGGCAAGTCGGTGAAGGACGCCTTCGTCGAGCAGCGCGGCTGGATGCCGATCTTCCG from Alphaproteobacteria bacterium includes the following:
- a CDS encoding tripartite tricarboxylate transporter TctB family protein, whose translation is MDRLFSKDLWAGLMFAGFGVLALFMGSSLAVGTPIRMGPGYVPRMLSYILIGLGIVIAVRAILSPGETVERLRWKPTTMITIGVIVFALLFERAGLAPAVVALIFLAALGGQEFKLVETVLASITLIILCIGIFKLGLDMNISIIRGVW
- a CDS encoding tripartite tricarboxylate transporter permease, coding for MEILNHVILGFGVALTFENLLYCLIGCMVGTLIGVLPGIGPVATIAMLLPLTFKLPPTSALIMLAGIYYGAQYGGSTTAILVNLPGEASSVVTALDGYKMAQKGRAGAALSISAVGSFFAGTVGTILIVMFAPALTEMAQKFGPAEYCSLMALGLVAAVVLASGSVVKAIAMVFLGLLFGLVGTDVNTGAQRYTFNVPELSDGIDFAPIAMGLFGIAEIIANLEKRMSGRDLVAAKISSLWPTREEVRQAIPAVVRGTALGSLLGVLPGGGPTLGAFSSYTLEKRLSKTPQEFGKGAVAGVAAPESANNAAAQTSFIPMLTLGIPSNAVMALMVGAMIIQGIQPGPEVMTKKPDLFWGMIASMWIGNTMLVIINLPMIGMWVRLLTVPYRFLYPAILLFCCIGAYSLANSTFHVFMVAAFGVVGYLFLKLGCEGAPFLLGLVLGPQMEEYFRRAMLLSRGDPSVFVTRPISAGLLTVTAILLLLMVLPNFRKKRQEAFQEEGD
- a CDS encoding amylo-alpha-1,6-glucosidase gives rise to the protein MAKSPHALKHNDCFAVFDEAGALQGLFHHDTRHLARLDLTIDGEPPGTTRTRPSEDNTLLLTALRHRQIALSRIRFVWQDCLHERLRLRNAGAAAHRVTLDLAFAADFADLFEVRGHDRARRGETLPASIAADHVVLAYRGLDGRMRTTRLAFDPPPLRLVESGARFELDLAPHTHRSLFVRIACECAPSPGGGRWRATARRKGDVEDGLLRSSSTSPFRPSGTFPLRGKEEFFDARRAARRRLRDALARATAVSCADPAIDAVVQRGIIDLYTLVSELPEGPYPHAGIPWFNTVFGRDGLIAALQTLWLDPGIARGVLGHLAATQAATSDPAADAEPGKILHEARQCEMAALGEVPFARYYGSVDATPLFVMLAGAYLRRTGDIDTLRRLWPNVQRALAWIESRGDGFVTYERQSERGLRNQGWKDSPDSVFHADGTLAEGAIALCEVQAYVYAAWRAAAAIARRLGEPDADRYEARAESLRRAFDTHFFDERLGTYVPALDGERRPCRVRASNAGHALFTGIAWPERAAAVVRGLMEQRSFSGWGIRTVAAGEARYDPGSYHNGSVWPHDNALIAAGFARYGFRREAALVSEAVFAAAAHFKRLRLPELFGGDARRDGQGPTPYPGACSPQAWAASAPLLLLHVAKGNQADERP
- a CDS encoding DUF2255 family protein codes for the protein MAQFDADTLNTVATVRELAIRTARHPGTSVVIWAVVSDGTIFVRSFRGGAGRWYRDLAEGGRAALEAGGRTLEVEAVPVRDEGAIARVSEAFLRKYRPSPYAEAMVKPDILSTTLRLDPAGG
- a CDS encoding caspase family protein, translated to MARLIVVLTALIGICAQAAWAQKESRVALVIGNGAYQNAEPLRNPVNDARAMARVLRDAGFEVILRENATRRSFVEALHEFAGKVTPGGVGLFYYAGHGMQVRGLNHLLPVDAVLATERDVKYETIDINDVLSGLDEARARLSLVILDACRDNPFARSFRSTSRGLAQTDAPRGTVIAYATAPGDTAADGDGENGVYTAELLKAIAEPGLKLEEVFKRTIDGVARATANKQTPWVSSSFRGDFVFNAAAAAPPPSPPLQPSPPVAAAPAPPAADAQTAWTTIAASNNPAMFELFLKRFPTGVYADFARARLEELKTAAALEERRRSAAGEARRKADADAARQAAEQEARRVAAAEEARRTAAADEAKKSVEAVEAALRLADIDRKRIQAALTARGFDTLGADGAFGPRTRQMITNWQRSRGEPPTGYLTATQAALLTQEGQGALAKIEDERRKAEAERARAAPPAPAPAPARPQQAAAPAAIAPGARDGSWRVSSSCVEAHFASFTVSGSSVSANIRLTVIGRLTEYSTTAISGAVQANGSFAMSHTHNRVTVTGTISATAIQATVVLPEHGTRCSLVGSR
- a CDS encoding caspase family protein; translated protein: MARLIFVVVALLGLCAQAAWAKESRVALVVGNGAYQNAEPLRNPVNDARAMARVLQEAGFEVILRENATRRSFVEALHEFAGKVAPGGVGLFYYAGHGIQVRGLNYLLPIDAALANEYDVKYETVDINDVLGRLDEARARLSLVILDACRDNPFARRFRSTSRGLAQTDAPRGTVIAYATAPGDTAADGDGENGVYTAELLKAIAEPGLKLEEVFKRTIDGVARATANKQTPWVSSSFRGDFVFNAAAAAPPPPPPPPVAAPAPVPQPLPSTTLEQTAWASIAASNNPAMFELFLKRFPDGVYADFARARLEELKTAAAMEERRRSTAASEEARRKAAADEAQRVAAAEEARRKADADARRAAEEEARRAAAAEEARRRAAAEEEKKSVESVEAALKLNDIDRKRIQAALTARGFDTMGADGAFGPRTRQMITNWQRARSEPPTGYLTATQAALLTQEGQSALAKIEDERRKAEAERAKAAPPPPPAAAPTPAPAAAPQVATIAPGGASFDGTWLGQMCRAGGNCGPARVQISQTRLSGTASARGVTHNFEGTVQPDGQVRVRYTGVAPPGSPIAGQPFDMILSGTASGNSLTAQATNASGMSFRLSIQRAQ
- a CDS encoding RibD family protein, which produces MKPHVICHMVSSIDGRTRRSRWRPEGSDGELFERLHDRIGCDAWLVGRVTGHEFSRRKGEAYPAHDGPPIPREPFIARRGAAAYGVVLDAHGKLCWGRPDIGGDPIVVVLGEQVGDAHLAGLRAEGHSYIFAGRQTLDLALALEILNRELGIRRLLVEGGGTANGAFLRAGLIDEISIAIQPVVDGGKGVSASFDALADAPFTPAPLTAMTLKSCEVLDGGAVWLRYELTNAR